In Companilactobacillus allii, one genomic interval encodes:
- a CDS encoding N-acetylmuramoyl-L-alanine amidase: MKNKINILGLLVILAGFFLAPVTVDADVNSDFNINQNYALGAYQGDSRQAYRNYIILHESGNQNDVNDTNAVLHEVQFMHNNYSNAYATYFVGGGGQVYQVGQPGYVAWGALSANPYSPVQIELARTADRNTFNADYHTYVNLARYWANYYGIPLTLDGYGNGIKSHLWVTNNYGGDHQDPYGYLASWGITKQRLAEDLLHGFYSTPTATVIRDAVTIKDGPTTGIAGWNSKGKIIPGSNTKLRNDTAWKTSYLTTVNGLPMYRIATDEYIPKKYTSEANLVTINAISGVNAVDSTGKQISDSRKTFTDQSKWKTNDRPHWINGKLYLQVATNQYIDTYYTIGGGNR, translated from the coding sequence ATGAAAAACAAAATAAATATCTTAGGTCTGCTAGTAATTTTAGCAGGCTTTTTTCTTGCACCAGTAACTGTTGATGCTGATGTTAATTCTGACTTCAATATTAATCAGAATTATGCTCTGGGAGCTTATCAGGGTGATTCACGACAAGCATATAGAAACTATATTATCTTACATGAATCGGGCAATCAGAATGATGTGAATGACACTAATGCTGTGTTGCACGAAGTACAATTCATGCATAATAATTATTCGAACGCCTATGCTACTTATTTTGTAGGTGGTGGCGGTCAAGTGTATCAAGTAGGACAACCAGGTTATGTAGCTTGGGGAGCCTTGTCAGCTAATCCTTATTCGCCAGTTCAAATTGAATTAGCACGTACAGCTGACCGTAATACATTCAATGCTGATTACCACACTTACGTTAACCTAGCCAGATATTGGGCTAACTACTACGGTATCCCATTAACTTTGGACGGCTATGGTAACGGTATTAAGTCACACTTGTGGGTAACTAACAACTATGGTGGCGACCATCAAGACCCTTACGGCTATCTTGCTAGCTGGGGTATAACTAAACAGAGGTTAGCTGAAGACTTACTACATGGCTTCTATTCAACACCTACAGCCACAGTTATACGTGATGCTGTGACAATTAAAGACGGTCCAACAACTGGTATAGCTGGTTGGAATTCTAAAGGTAAAATTATACCTGGTAGCAATACTAAATTACGTAATGATACAGCTTGGAAGACTAGTTATCTGACAACGGTCAATGGTTTGCCAATGTACAGAATTGCTACAGACGAGTACATTCCAAAGAAATACACTTCTGAAGCTAACTTAGTAACTATCAACGCCATATCTGGTGTCAATGCTGTGGATTCAACAGGTAAGCAGATTTCGGACAGTCGCAAAACTTTCACTGATCAATCTAAGTGGAAGACTAACGACCGTCCACATTGGATTAATGGAAAGTTATACTTACAAGTTGCTACTAATCAATACATAGATACTTATTACACAATCGGTGGCGGAAACAGATAA
- a CDS encoding phage holin, giving the protein MKTNKLSIDWHSKVWWVSLISILLVLVQQVLALFNIQLPAELSGQVMDIVNSLLAVGGLVGIIYDTSKPKEG; this is encoded by the coding sequence ATGAAGACAAATAAATTATCAATAGATTGGCACTCCAAAGTATGGTGGGTGTCATTGATATCAATTCTGTTAGTGCTGGTACAGCAAGTACTGGCACTTTTTAATATCCAATTACCAGCTGAATTATCTGGCCAAGTTATGGATATTGTTAACTCACTATTAGCTGTTGGTGGGTTAGTTGGTATCATTTACGACACTTCAAAACCAAAAGAGGGATAA
- a CDS encoding XkdX family protein, translating to MLNNLITIENIRNWYESKNWTDEMVEKAIELGFITDDDFTKIKANIEAKKQSILDAQKAEEDRIEAEKQAEIDRQAELEKSMTDEPVEDNTEDTDTTG from the coding sequence ATGCTAAATAATTTAATTACAATTGAAAATATTCGAAATTGGTATGAATCAAAAAATTGGACTGATGAAATGGTTGAAAAGGCTATTGAACTTGGCTTTATCACTGACGATGATTTTACTAAAATTAAAGCTAATATTGAGGCTAAAAAACAATCTATCTTAGATGCTCAAAAAGCTGAAGAGGACAGAATTGAAGCGGAGAAACAGGCTGAGATTGATAGACAAGCAGAATTAGAAAAATCTATGACCGATGAGCCTGTGGAAGATAATACTGAAGATACTGATACCACAGGTTAG